taggataaaacctttgttctttgtattTTCACCTTTGTTTCGTTAAATTTGTTATATGTGCATgtttgtaatgtgcttagtagctaactacactggttagtgaatCACCCGTTGAAAACCCGTATGTTGCACttacttttagtgcaagaaacaatagaaaacatgttgtcattaACCTGTTCTTTGTATTAAATCCACTCAAATATACACTTTTCctagccataccgatagtcgaagtcctggtgggtcattggttgcctatgCTTGTGGATGATTTAGGTTATATCTTGTTATGTCGGGTTGGGATATTCTCATCTAATGGGAATAGttttgatttcgtcatgattATAGATTAAGTCTGGATTGTTCATCTTAGCATTATAttaaatgatttgtcactgttcCTTCGCtatgtaagagaataccaattagtcagagtaaaagaagctcacaaaaaataatgaataaaaagaataaaagaattaaaaaacagaaaaagaaaaaaaaaaagaagagaaaaaatgaaaaagagcttgggctgtcagttggtatttctcctttttgtcaaatcattttgtTAGTTGGTTCATCATTTACACCAACAAAGCTTCAAGGTTTCTTCAAATTATAAGAGTTGAGTTGGTACATCTTTATAACCAACGAAATAGGATTTTGTAATACTATATCCTATGAGTTATTCTTCTTTAGTTGGCACACTCGTTTAAGCCAACATGGGTAGTTTAGGTGGATCGAGATGTTTGATTggcatacaccacaatggtgctAGTTTTTGGATCGTTCTATTGGGGGTAGAGTCGGGAGAACTTCTTGGGAtttggaccgttggcaactaatgacatgggattgtttggactagactatatgtgaaaacttgTAAAATGTTGCGTTAGTTATTTGATAACACTATTTGTTTACCCAAATTTCCATACCCTTGTTTAAATACCCTGTTTAGACATGTTACAACCCgtaaagtcctcttctgatagaTGTTATAGGGCGCAAGCACCTTGGCGATGTAGGAACGAGccttgtacaagcctatggtgAAAAgagtatgcatcacgacttggcaattgagtgattattcaaatattcaatccGAAGAGTAAGTTAGTGGAGTAAGATAGGCTAGATATCACTTATTCGTTTctttgtgcttagtcgtgttattaagtcttgtatatcagtcaaatattgtcaaacattctggttttcatttaagattaaaactgcctaaccatttattctcattttttattgtggttgagcttctttttgattactgaaatgtggttccatgaAGTGTCAAGGTGTAATTTGTTTTCAGCTTAAATTGCTtaaggacaagcaaagcttaagtgtggggggatttgatatgttgtattttatacccatttcccacaatcaatatagttgttttaacatggtttataagtcgtttttgtatacatttgatgcgtttatggtatttgttagtgtttcaggctaCTGATAGGTGTTTAAGcgtaaatctggagaaaacgacATTATTAAGGTGAAATAAATGCTAACGGATGATTCCGGAAGCGTTTGGATGAAGATAGCAgaaagtcaatgaaagtcaaagctGGAAAGTGGGGAGTTGCCCCGCAATAGGAAAACAGAGAAGAATCATTGCCCCGCAACTCCTATAGTTGCCCCGCAACTCCTTGAGCTTTAAATCAATGACAGTCAACAAGTCAATGCGAAGCTAGACCtagttgccccgcaactagGTCCAAATCTGGGCAAAattttggaaacatatatatagcatgcttaatcattccaaaaccctaacttttgcaTTCCAGCCGTTCGTGGAGACCTTTTTCCAGATTTTTCATCTATTGAACCATCTTTAAGGATTTCTAGCacgattggattattctcgttatttccgttcaattctttgtattcggtaatGATGAATTCTctctatttgatttgttattcgtattttaatatgagtggctaatcgccttttcatccatcttgatggagtaagacaatatgtaaagattgcattatttttataaattcaagttgattgcatttaacgttgtgtcgtgatcttagtttattaattctttgtcatttaattattaactagattttagacccgtgtccaacactagacacgagagttacgatattatcaatattagaagttcatacatttaaatcataatacctcgtaattttaaagatatatggtttcaagtgttatactttgcacgttgtagtacaataatcacatgttcgtcactgtcattattagccaagacatattgatgaaaccgtttgccgtagtcatttcACAGGGCATATGgccacatgctacaataatttctctattataaaattttttaaaaccaattgtagttataatgtgatattattttaaaatataattaagaattaaaatatatatacatacttgtgatcatgtgcttgacatttaagtataggtatttgatcatgatacggGCGCATAACATGAATAGGTTTATTtccaatcacatgtcctatgataaattagataacaattatgattgttttcatattatttgataacaattaggactttttctacaaatattaatataaatactactccctccgtcccattttaattgtccaacTTTGACTGGTCAAGTATTTTTCttccaactttgaccgtaaatttctttgtttgcgttatatattagttgatgaaagttatatcaataaaaagtacatttaaaattaaatcaattcatatatgttatatcaagtgttatataacataaacaaaaatatttacggtcaaagttgaaagaaaaagactcaaaaagtcaaaataaatataaattaagtattcagggttaaaaagcgtaaattattgatgaacaataaaaaagtgtaaattaataagattttttctacaaattaattcaaatacaaatatattaatatatttggataatgattattagaattttttatttatagttaaattaaatgatgacataagtgaaacttaatttgatgaaattgagcaatttgattggttaataagtcattagttcaactgtcttatagtatatattagtATTGCGGATAGTctttgcatgatcttagtggtagCTCGGGTTATGTAAGCTTactttgattgcttggttagaagcgattggttctatgacgggtaccgTAGAAGGtaactaataattaataagaattaacgggttaatggttgggtacaatcaatagacacaattgttatctaaaatgaccaaaaccattgttaaatTAGTAAAGCTATaaaaaggcgtcttggggtaccggtcttaataatggaactagtttaaaCCAGAGAGTCGAatgaagttgttaacttgacgggtacggggttggcgatcaatttgagtctcggttatttaatcaactaaattgaatttgaacttcatcaaatgtgcaataaTATGTTATCGAgtgaaatcaagatgggtgacctttaaactattgtttaaaacaataaaatcttctttcgattaatcctgagggattactaacaaatttCACTGACTTTGCAACGTGGTAATTCGGCCACAAGACCCCCATTTTCTTGAATCACATTTCTTAAGACAATTGCTTacaaaagtccttgtgaacgatctcggattTACCGGTTACTATATTGCATGCGAACGGatacactgcccgtaagtgtgttgtagtcagttttccagtgattcgtgtttataaatttaataactagatttcacacatcagtaTCCTAAATTGCATACTGACGGTCCGCCAACAAATTAAATTGAAGAAAAGAATTATAGTAGACTAGGATAAGATCATACTTTGAGTTTGTAACAAGCAATGGCTGCCTAAATGCCAAACTAAGTACCACATATTTCATAAGAATAAATTATGCAGAAGGTTCCACGTTTAACCGAACAACAGTTTGATCTGAATTTCTAGAAGTTTTGATACAATCACTTATGTCTTGTTCAGAAGTTAATAATATCCAATCCTTGTCTTCATCAAGGTACTTGACTTTATAAGTCCCAGGACTCATCTTCAACCTTGTACCGATTTCCTCCATAACTGTTTCAAATGTTGCTTGAAAGATGTGCAAACGGAACTTGATCATGTCACCTGCACATTCTGCTTTTATGGTTAGGGTATGTTCGTTTCTGTTGACGGGCAAGGATTCCTGAATAGTGCCTGTATCCTCTTCATTTGTGTCGCTTTGAGTATTGTACTGATCATTTAGCTTTCTCTTATTTCGTCCTTTCCACTTCAAGATGCCAAGTTTTCTGCACTTGCGTCTCAATGTAGATCGAGAAACTATAACAGCATAGTATCAACAAAAAAAGTTGTCACATGTTTCACACATGAAACTCTAGCTACAGTTACATGTCTTATTCAGATCATCAAATATGACCGCCTTGAATTATGTAAAACgaattataaattttgaaatagaAATTATCATTACCATTAAGGTTTTTTGCAGCTTCTATCTCAGTATTTCCAAATTGTTGTTCAATCACTTCTAGTGATAATGGGATAAGAGTTGTCTTGTATTTTGCCTCCACGGGTGCTATGAAGTCCACTATTATTGGTACTGGCATCCTTGTTCCTTCTTCTAACACCTCAGGTATCAGCGATAATCTTTTTCCTTGGAAAATCTTCAAATACTTGGTTTCAGTTGCTCTAGAATCCCCAACCTttagaatatctaattcatcaccaAGTTCTGCACCAGAAGCAAGCTTGAAACCTGGCAATAAATCCTTTAATTTTAGTAGTAGTTTCTCCACAAATTTAACATCACAGTCTCGTTCACCCTTCCAAATGAATtcaaacacataacaaaaatcTCCGGTGTGAATACTATTAAAACATATAGCAAGTCTACTCACTCCAACAACATCAAAGAGTCTTTTTACCAACGTATCACTACTCAACTTAGAACCATCATTACAGAAGCGTGGTTTATAATCTTCAAGTGTCTTTTCAACAAAATCCTCCCCCATTTCCAAGGGAAACATATCGCATAATCGATAATATTTACCATAACTCAATTGAGAGCATGCATCATCTATATAACCTGTCAATTTTAGAGATAACTTTTGTTTCTTTCGAGTGCCTTGTAAATAGGATGAAAATTTCACATGATTGTCATCCTCCAAAGCGACCCAAACTTGAGCAAGAGGTGTGTTATTTGATCCACAAACAAACTTTAAGGCTTGTTCAATTTCATCCCTAGCAGGTTTGAGACCAGGTATTATCTGTTACATATGTGCGAGTAGTAACGTATTTGCACCACATCAATCCAATTTCCAATAGTACTCAGAAACCAAAAAAGAATACATAACAACTGTGTTGTATTAGAACTAATGATCACCTGGTAAGGTATACGTTCTTGTATCTGAAATACACCTACACCCACTTCCTGCATTCAAATTAAGACAAGTAACAAATAACTACATTGATAGTACTATGATTTTATTCGATTTCTGAAACCCAATAATTTCATTTTGGTACAAAATGAGAAATTCATAAGGTTAATTCAGCCATAAAGAAGCAGAAAGTACGTACCTTGAGACCTCTTGTTATCATTGCAATGATATTTTCATTAAACCACAATATGGATCCTATAGAAAACTCAAGAACACCAATACAACAACAAGAGGTACTGGTTTGAAAAGGAAAACAGATAGGCAGCATATAAGAATGACTCAAGTGACACTCCAAAGCCGAATCCACCAAAGGACTCGCCCCTTTTAGATTTTTATATGAGACTAATTCTGGTAAACGATTTAGGAATGAAGTGGCCGTAGGTGCATCACTTATGATCAGAAGGTCATCATGATCATTATGCTGATCACTAATAATATACTGATACTCCATACAACGTAGCCTATATTTTGATAGCTTTTTTGAAGGAAAGCGAACTGCAAAAGGTTGACCGGACGTAGAAAGTAGACGTCTGCCGCTGATTGTCATTACAGGCGTCCAGAACTGAATTATTGACAGTTTTCTATAAGCATTGACAGTACCACAGAAAAAGGCATGCTTTATCTTTTCGGATATCATCCTCCGGGTGTGGACATCAGCTGTGTAGTTCACATTTTGACAGTAGTACggatataataattaatttcgtaatacgagtaataagtACGCTGTAAAAAAGGGGCTACTCTAACAATAATAATGTAAAAGGGAATAGTGATATGCTGATCACCTGAGAATAAAGTATTATTGTTAATTTGAAGTCGTTGCTGTTGTTGTTGAACCTCATGATGATCATCTTGGCTCCAAAATACCCATAAGTGATTTCTGGAATTCGGGAGCTTGTAACGAAAAGTCGGAAAGGTCTTAAGGAAATCCTCCTCTTCCTCTTTATCTTCCTTATCCGTTAGAAATTCAGACATGATCAGATTTTAACTTTAACTTGATTTGGTCAAGCAGAATAGGTTGTTTAGTGGGATTGTAAAAAGAATACAATAATATTTTGAGTAGGATAACAAGCTAGCGAAGGTGAGCAATTTACATCACcacttcaatatatatatgtaaatgaaatgttattttctcaaaaaaatttaattgcatttcctttttttaattCCTTCTATATTTGTACTTTTTCGTTACCTGTACAGACAAAAGTAAAGTGATATTAAGAAATGAGAACCCAACAGGCAACCACCATTTAAATACCTTTTCTCATTGAATACACAAAGTCACAAAGGTTAGTTTTGTCCTTTATAGaacttaattttaaataataaatgtttaatgtaaaaatattaaaaaaaactcaccaTCAGACTATCAGAGTCGATGATTCTCACAATCTTGAAAGGGCAACCAAGCTTTCTCTTGGAGTCTTGGCAACTTTTTTGACCATCCAATTAGAACAGGGGTGGGAATACAATAATTGGCAGAAAAAATATTTTCTCCATTGCATCCACCTCAGCCAACCCGTTTCATTATTAAATAGTaatttccaatttttttttattttttgtgttctATGATCTACCAATATAAAAgaagaaataaaatattagtagaAGCAGGTGCAAATATGGGATATAGAATAATAAGCTACTTGTAGCACTTTTAGAATGTAACTAccgaaaatatagataaaataagtTTTGCCCCTTCATGAATTGTTAATTATGCCATTTTGTAATGGATtgtaattaattttctttttcgaaTGACTTTCTTTAATGACTAAACAAGTGTTCGCGCGATGTGGTGGTGTGATAACGGTGGCGGCGGGAGTGGTGGTAGTTATATGGGTATTGGTGTGGGTATTAGTATAAAAGTGATTGATATAATAGAGAgtgatataattaattattttaaaaattaaggctgtatgttgtaaataatttcattaaaaacattataggCATCTTAGATGAAAATGTATATATTGGTGAACAAAAGAAATGAGTATTTTGGGGTTATATGACTTTGGTGAACATTTACACCAAGAAAACTTATGATAAGAGGTAGCACTTAGACATTTATTCACAATAACCTTTTAAAAGAGACGACAGGGAACTCACAAGTTCCCATCACTAGCACACACCTACGACCTACCTTAATTGATTGAATGCCCCATCATGGAATAACTAATCACCTAGGCCGAACGGAGTGAGTGTGAAAAAGAGGTGAACCTAACCTTTGTCGCCCAGTTGCCGATAACATCGGCCCTAAGGGGTGATCTCCCCTTCAAGCTAACTCATAGGTTCGTCGTTTTTTTTGTTGACCAACAAGAAAAGAACACGAACTCCTCACcctatttttttcatttagttaacttttttaataaaaatcaatcaTTGAAAGTGTCACATGGCGCAAGTCGCCCAACCCTTCAAAATCCACTCATTTTACTTTCTTCGAACAATTCTTCCTACCCCACATACCACTTAACACAAGTCgcccaaccccccccccccccaacaccACTCCTCTCATTCGTACATCTGACCCCTTCAGATGCAATGCCAAAATGGTGTTTCTTAACCCTCCAGATGCAATGCCAAAATGGtgtttcttaaatatttccgtcCTTCACTTTTGTTATGTTATGTGTCCTTTAACACCTATAATCAGATAGTCAATGGATAAGAAGTAGAGTTGGCAATTTTTGACACGGACTTTTTAGCATGACACGACCCGGTTTTTTCGTGTTTCATGTTTGACCTTAACGTGTTTCATGTCTTAACACGTCCTGACCTATTAAGACACAATAAGACAAGTAATATATATGGGTTTGTTAAGACACCttaaagacacgttaagacACGTTAAAGGCCCgttaaaaacataataagaCGTACACGATAAGAAATGTTATCTGGTCCCCTAATAGGTCCCTTATTGTGTATCTTTTAACAAGTCCTTTAACATATCTTTTAAAGGTCCCTTTTCGTGTAACCTATTAAAATTAGTGTCGTGTTTGTGTTTGGAAAAACTGACACAATTAGCTATCGTGTCGTGTTTGACCTGATGtatgttttaattaagaaaaacaaaatttgatttttaaaatgaaaaataacactgttattaaatttataaaaagttgtacAAGTAATTACCTCAAACTAACAACATCTCTACCCATTCAGTGAACCCATAATAAAACACATATGGGTTATTAGTCTTGACACTTGCCTCctttcataaatcataactTACCTTTGGGTTTAGTATCTGTggatgtaagtaacttttacattttttctgttgtgtgaatgtaactttcatttggttcattgtatgtaatcaacCCGCCAAATTGTATGTAATCAACCCGccaaattgaacgattaatgtaaaagtgtatatgtggaacaccatatgagctgccacgtagaagtttttgattggttaaccttaaaattttacattaatcgttcgaATTTAGCAGGTTAGttgcatacaatgaaccaaatgaaagttacattcacacaatggaaaaaatgtaaaagttacttatacTTCCAGATACTTAACCTCTTACCTTTACATAAAGTTAACTATGAAAAATGTAATTTCTTAAAAGGTAAGAATTAAGTACTACTCGTAATTTAAAAGAATTTGGGTGatgattctctcaagttgattccccaacttgagtcaagttggggagatcttgatccttgaatgaaaatcaatggCCAAGATTCAAAggtcatttttgaatcttagcccttgattttcatctaaGGGCCAAGATGTCATGTTAGAgttaacttgagggaatcccctcCTAATTTGAAATGCTATGGTCACTAAAGGATTTTCCTAACGGatcaacaaaacttttaaaaaattataaggaaatgattaatcctttaaAATTAATAGCCTAGATATTCTTCTAACtattagatgatgacatgtgaaaaataaagaaacaaaatttttttttaaaaaaaagagagagagaattagtggataaatatatcagcttttttttttaacagataTGTCacattttcataatttttatacGATTTTTgactaatattttaaaagatttatcatttttcacaaTTATAATATTCAAACAGAATCATAAATCCTTTGTTAGGAATTATGGATAAAATATGAGTGAATGTTTGGAAACTTCCATGTAATATCTGTAAAGTAAGCACTGCATTACATTGATTTCCACCCTTTCAACTTTTGTTCTTGCCTTTGGTCTAATGATGCATGAAACTTGGACCTTGGACCTTAACATATCATATCTCACCGATTATCAATTTAGGCTTATTATTTTTCCCTAGGATAAAAAATCCTTTAGAGTTTAGTAAAAGAGATTTTAATCTTTAGATTGAAATTATTCAAGAATGATTTTTGgtcttgaccattgattttaattcaattttgtcaaagtttttaactttattagtaaagttgTTTACAAAGTTTTATCCCTTTTTCAGCTACAAAATACGTAGTTTTTCATGACAAATACGTAATTTTTCAtgacaaataatatatatgttgggGCAAAGATTGTTTTAGGAAAGAAGTCGTCAAACTTTAGAGCATGTGTTGGCTGTTTAATTTCAACGGGGTTTGATATGTTTGATGCTTCATTGacaatattttgattttttgagctCGATGCGGTACCTACAAAAGTGTTGTATAGaatgtaataaaaaatatttgtttaataCATGATCAATATATAGCTGTAAAATGAATATGAGCTaatgtaaataaataactt
The Erigeron canadensis isolate Cc75 chromosome 2, C_canadensis_v1, whole genome shotgun sequence DNA segment above includes these coding regions:
- the LOC122589368 gene encoding protein NLP7-like, whose translation is MSEFLTDKEDKEEEEDFLKTFPTFRYKLPNSRNHLWVFWSQDDHHEVQQQQQRLQINNNTLFSADVHTRRMISEKIKHAFFCGTVNAYRKLSIIQFWTPVMTISGRRLLSTSGQPFAVRFPSKKLSKYRLRCMEYQYIISDQHNDHDDLLIISDAPTATSFLNRLPELVSYKNLKGASPLVDSALECHLSHSYMLPICFPFQTSTSCCCIGVLEFSIGSILWFNENIIAMITRGLKEVGVGVFQIQERIPYQIIPGLKPARDEIEQALKFVCGSNNTPLAQVWVALEDDNHVKFSSYLQGTRKKQKLSLKLTGYIDDACSQLSYGKYYRLCDMFPLEMGEDFVEKTLEDYKPRFCNDGSKLSSDTLVKRLFDVVGVSRLAICFNSIHTGDFCYVFEFIWKGERDCDVKFVEKLLLKLKDLLPGFKLASGAELGDELDILKVGDSRATETKYLKIFQGKRLSLIPEVLEEGTRMPVPIIVDFIAPVEAKYKTTLIPLSLEVIEQQFGNTEIEAAKNLNVSRSTLRRKCRKLGILKWKGRNKRKLNDQYNTQSDTNEEDTGTIQESLPVNRNEHTLTIKAECAGDMIKFRLHIFQATFETVMEEIGTRLKMSPGTYKVKYLDEDKDWILLTSEQDISDCIKTSRNSDQTVVRLNVEPSA